In one Acidimicrobium ferrooxidans DSM 10331 genomic region, the following are encoded:
- the ccsA gene encoding cytochrome c biogenesis protein CcsA, producing the protein MRQRASMVRRVVGLGALAGVALTAWLGLVATPPAEFFGNLVRLLYVHPSMAWVAFLAFGVTTLASALYLWPRTRRPEWDLLAAASAEAGVVFTGLTLVTGSIWGRPTWGVWWTWDALLTATAVLFLLYLGYLALRRIPMDEERRAKRSAIWALIAFIDVPIVNQSVYWWHTLHQRPTLTVGPTNAVEVHGIMAVALAVSFVSFTLVWIWMVWARFDLARRQRVLEEAEVEQALAERLEAVEAGS; encoded by the coding sequence GTGAGACAACGCGCATCGATGGTGCGACGAGTGGTGGGTCTTGGCGCGCTGGCTGGTGTGGCGCTCACCGCCTGGCTCGGCCTCGTGGCCACGCCGCCCGCGGAGTTCTTCGGCAACCTGGTTCGGTTGCTCTACGTGCACCCGTCGATGGCGTGGGTCGCCTTCTTGGCCTTTGGCGTGACGACGCTCGCGAGTGCGCTCTATCTGTGGCCGAGGACCCGTCGGCCTGAGTGGGACCTGCTCGCCGCTGCCTCGGCCGAGGCCGGCGTCGTCTTCACCGGGCTCACGCTCGTGACCGGCTCCATCTGGGGTCGACCGACCTGGGGCGTGTGGTGGACGTGGGATGCCCTGTTGACCGCGACCGCCGTGCTGTTCCTGCTGTATCTCGGGTATCTCGCGCTGCGTCGAATTCCGATGGACGAAGAGCGTCGTGCGAAGCGCTCGGCGATCTGGGCGTTGATCGCCTTCATCGACGTGCCCATCGTGAACCAGTCGGTGTACTGGTGGCACACGCTCCATCAGCGTCCCACCTTGACCGTTGGACCGACGAACGCAGTCGAGGTCCACGGGATCATGGCCGTGGCGCTGGCCGTAAGTTTCGTGTCGTTCACGTTGGTATGGATCTGGATGGTGTGGGCACGGTTCGACCTCGCGCGGCGCCAGCGCGTGCTCGAGGAGGCCGAGGTCGAGCAGGCCCTCGCCGAGCGCCTCGAGGCCGTGGAGGCGGGCTCGTGA
- a CDS encoding cytochrome c maturation protein CcmE has translation MASAPSTLDGRDEWKTVPSARRTRRRMLQSLVLFAAILVALVVVLAMGAKSALEYYLTVPQALAKRATLAGQTFRMEGIVVPGSIQSTPEGVDFALRYDRAVARVVEIGNPPQLFQPSIPVVVQGHFEGSTFVSNLIMVKHTSSYVAAHPNRIADAGGTYKP, from the coding sequence GTGGCTAGTGCGCCGAGCACGCTCGACGGTCGCGACGAGTGGAAGACGGTCCCGAGCGCTCGTCGGACGCGTCGGCGGATGCTCCAGTCGTTGGTCCTGTTCGCAGCGATCCTCGTCGCGCTCGTGGTCGTGCTGGCCATGGGCGCCAAGAGCGCGCTCGAGTACTACCTCACGGTCCCGCAGGCGCTCGCCAAGCGCGCCACGCTGGCCGGCCAGACCTTCCGCATGGAGGGCATCGTTGTGCCCGGCTCCATCCAGTCGACACCCGAGGGGGTCGATTTTGCCCTCCGCTACGACCGTGCGGTCGCTCGGGTCGTCGAGATCGGGAACCCGCCCCAGCTGTTCCAGCCCTCCATCCCGGTGGTGGTCCAAGGTCACTTCGAGGGTTCGACGTTCGTCTCGAACCTGATCATGGTCAAGCACACCTCGTCGTACGTGGCCGCGCACCCCAACCGCATCGCTGATGCCGGAGGGACCTACAAGCCGTGA
- a CDS encoding heme lyase CcmF/NrfE family subunit translates to MTQAVLGTAGLVVAFVFEVAGTVALAVALWRRRRLWRDVGLRLLVVGVAAVVASVAALEDALVTHDFALSYVVQNNSRETPLIFSISGMWSALQGSLLLWALVGGVYLLGLAWVLRHEDDWVVGATALAILGVIEAFFVGVILFAASPFALVSGVIPVDGQGPNPLLQQYPLVLIHPPMLYAGLVGMSVPFALATASLWHRHLDDAWLRRIRNWSLISWVALGIGITLGAWWSYQVLGWGGYWAWDPVENAALLPWLIMAAYLHVAVGERRRRRLSAAGYGLVAAAAAMTIFTTYITRSGVLESVHAFSDSSLGTVLLVFFGLVVVGAVVVALARADVLTQPGARPNGARGTLLGINAALLALVAVVVLAGTIFPLIDYQVSHASVNVGAPFFDRFVVPLSLVALALMALAPWSRWQGAHLDELGSRTLAPAALAVVVLVVAVAAGVRSLATLGAWSLAAFVLVSTVAAVARQLAARPRGRRLRAVASRQVAGMIVHIGVAIVAVGMASATTFGHQGEVRIARGHTVSVYGQRLTYEGVRTVVTPQKTSFEAEVVVDGQGRYYPAITQFGTYTTPVGTPAVAVSPLRDVYLTIDAPPSTSSSPITLGVVVQPLIFWLWLGAATIAFGGVLAVVGIRLEPSGRRPSERPEAPVPSVVGADA, encoded by the coding sequence GTGACGCAGGCGGTCCTTGGTACGGCGGGACTCGTCGTTGCCTTCGTGTTCGAGGTCGCAGGGACGGTTGCGCTCGCCGTTGCACTCTGGCGGCGGAGGCGACTCTGGCGCGACGTGGGCCTTCGGCTGCTCGTGGTCGGGGTGGCGGCTGTGGTGGCATCGGTCGCGGCGCTCGAAGATGCCCTGGTCACACACGACTTTGCGCTGAGTTACGTGGTCCAGAACAACTCGAGGGAGACCCCCCTCATCTTCTCGATCTCGGGGATGTGGTCGGCGCTCCAAGGTTCGCTGTTGCTCTGGGCTCTGGTCGGGGGGGTGTATCTCCTCGGGCTCGCCTGGGTGCTCCGTCATGAGGACGACTGGGTGGTCGGCGCGACCGCGCTGGCGATCCTGGGTGTGATCGAAGCGTTCTTCGTCGGGGTGATCCTGTTCGCCGCGAGTCCGTTCGCACTCGTGAGCGGGGTCATTCCGGTCGATGGGCAGGGCCCGAACCCACTGTTGCAGCAGTATCCGCTCGTGCTCATCCACCCACCGATGCTCTACGCGGGTCTCGTGGGCATGAGCGTCCCGTTCGCGCTCGCGACGGCTTCGCTCTGGCATCGCCACCTGGACGACGCGTGGCTCCGGCGCATCCGCAACTGGTCGTTGATCTCCTGGGTCGCGCTCGGCATCGGCATTACCTTGGGGGCGTGGTGGTCCTACCAGGTGCTCGGGTGGGGCGGGTACTGGGCGTGGGATCCCGTCGAGAACGCTGCGCTCTTGCCCTGGCTGATCATGGCCGCCTACCTCCACGTCGCCGTCGGCGAACGGCGTCGTCGCCGCTTGAGTGCTGCTGGGTATGGTCTCGTCGCCGCCGCCGCCGCGATGACGATCTTCACCACCTACATCACGCGTTCGGGCGTCCTCGAGAGTGTGCACGCCTTCTCGGACTCGAGCCTCGGGACGGTACTGCTCGTGTTCTTTGGCCTCGTGGTCGTCGGCGCGGTGGTGGTCGCGCTCGCGCGCGCCGATGTGCTCACGCAGCCAGGAGCGCGACCGAACGGGGCACGCGGGACGCTGCTCGGCATCAACGCGGCGCTCCTTGCGCTGGTCGCGGTGGTGGTCCTCGCGGGCACCATCTTCCCGCTCATCGACTACCAGGTGAGCCATGCGAGCGTGAACGTCGGTGCGCCTTTCTTCGATCGCTTCGTGGTGCCCTTGTCGCTCGTCGCGTTGGCCCTGATGGCGCTCGCCCCCTGGTCGAGGTGGCAGGGCGCCCATCTCGACGAACTCGGTTCGCGCACCCTCGCCCCGGCTGCCCTCGCGGTGGTGGTGCTGGTCGTCGCCGTCGCAGCCGGGGTTCGATCGCTCGCAACGCTTGGCGCGTGGTCGCTCGCCGCCTTCGTGCTCGTCAGCACCGTTGCCGCAGTGGCACGACAGTTGGCGGCGCGCCCCCGCGGTCGTCGGCTTCGCGCGGTCGCGTCTCGGCAGGTGGCCGGGATGATCGTCCACATCGGCGTCGCGATCGTCGCGGTCGGCATGGCATCGGCGACGACCTTCGGCCACCAGGGCGAGGTGCGCATCGCACGCGGCCACACCGTGAGCGTCTACGGCCAGCGTCTGACCTACGAGGGCGTGCGCACGGTGGTGACCCCGCAGAAGACTTCGTTCGAGGCCGAGGTCGTCGTCGACGGCCAGGGGCGCTACTACCCGGCTATCACGCAGTTCGGGACCTACACGACACCGGTGGGAACGCCCGCCGTCGCGGTCTCTCCGCTGCGCGACGTCTATCTGACCATCGACGCGCCCCCGAGCACCTCGTCCTCACCGATCACGCTCGGCGTCGTGGTCCAGCCGCTCATCTTCTGGCTGTGGCTCGGGGCTGCGACCATCGCGTTCGGTGGTGTGCTCGCGGTGGTGGGGATCCGGCTCGAACCGTCCGGACGACGTCCTTCGGAGCGCCCGGAGGCGCCGGTGCCGAGTGTGGTGGGTGCGGATGCGTAG
- a CDS encoding redoxin domain-containing protein: MRRRRPVVAFGIGALALVGGFTWLAARAAPASEIQAPSPLLYKPAPRLAGPSLWGSGSVSLAAMRGRYVLVNYFASWCSTCATEERQLVDLARGSGVRVLGVDFDDTNGSARSFLAHFDAHFPVIVDASGQRALRWGVSAPPESFLVSPSGEVIARIVGPLKAIEVEALVRLAEAKGYGA; encoded by the coding sequence ATGCGTAGGCGTCGGCCAGTGGTCGCGTTCGGGATCGGGGCCCTCGCGCTCGTCGGCGGCTTCACCTGGCTCGCTGCCCGCGCGGCTCCGGCCAGCGAGATCCAGGCACCCTCCCCGCTGCTCTACAAGCCGGCTCCCCGATTGGCAGGCCCCTCGCTGTGGGGCTCGGGGTCGGTGTCGCTCGCTGCGATGCGCGGTCGCTACGTCCTCGTGAACTACTTCGCGAGCTGGTGCTCCACCTGTGCCACCGAAGAGCGCCAGCTCGTCGACCTCGCTCGGGGCTCGGGAGTACGTGTGCTCGGCGTGGACTTCGACGACACGAACGGTTCGGCCCGTTCGTTCCTCGCGCACTTCGACGCGCACTTCCCGGTCATCGTGGACGCGAGCGGGCAGCGCGCACTGCGATGGGGAGTGTCGGCGCCACCGGAGAGCTTCCTCGTCTCACCGAGTGGCGAGGTCATCGCTCGCATCGTCGGGCCGCTCAAGGCGATCGAAGTGGAGGCGCTCGTGCGCCTCGCCGAGGCGAAGGGGTACGGGGCGTGA
- a CDS encoding cytochrome c-type biogenesis protein CcmH — protein sequence MTRTRRIAVAWFLLAAVALGAVLVALVEQPSAASPAARIASLEREVRCLSCGELDVAQSKSAEAYSMAAFIRHEVAAGASNQQILDQLVATYGDAVLMAPPANGLGLYLWLLPVAVGAGIAWELVRGARRHRDPEELSGGRLGTDADEPAPQPSRRTGGGVGLALSPTAVAAAPSGEDERRARPRRLAVPKWAALVGGGLMLVAAGVGVGVAIGGSGGTAHTTATLGEDLRLGETLAAVGASAQAERAFEAALELAPTNPTALAYEGWLRFNTAHSSRARAAALAMLDEAAQLGPHVAVAQLFDGFGLFYGRHETAGALARLRAYLADAPSSKLSLEASPLAVPIYSAAHLAVPAPFRSRG from the coding sequence GTGACGCGGACCCGTCGCATCGCGGTGGCCTGGTTCCTGCTCGCCGCGGTGGCCCTCGGGGCCGTGCTCGTCGCGCTCGTCGAGCAGCCGTCGGCGGCGTCGCCTGCTGCTCGGATCGCCTCCTTGGAGCGGGAGGTCCGGTGCCTGAGCTGCGGAGAGCTCGACGTTGCCCAGTCGAAGAGCGCCGAGGCCTACTCCATGGCGGCATTCATTCGCCACGAGGTTGCGGCCGGCGCATCGAACCAGCAGATTCTCGATCAACTCGTCGCGACCTACGGTGACGCGGTGCTGATGGCGCCACCGGCCAACGGGCTCGGCCTCTACTTGTGGTTGCTGCCCGTGGCGGTCGGGGCTGGCATCGCATGGGAGCTGGTGCGCGGGGCGCGCCGTCATCGCGATCCGGAGGAGCTCTCTGGCGGCCGTCTCGGCACCGACGCGGACGAGCCGGCACCGCAGCCATCGAGGCGTACCGGCGGCGGGGTCGGGTTGGCGCTCTCGCCGACGGCCGTGGCCGCGGCTCCGTCCGGTGAGGATGAGCGCCGCGCTCGGCCGCGTCGGTTGGCGGTGCCGAAGTGGGCGGCCCTCGTCGGGGGCGGACTCATGCTGGTCGCAGCCGGGGTTGGTGTCGGGGTCGCCATCGGCGGGTCGGGCGGCACGGCTCACACGACAGCGACCCTCGGTGAGGATCTGCGCCTCGGGGAGACGTTGGCGGCCGTGGGGGCATCTGCTCAGGCCGAGCGAGCCTTCGAGGCTGCGCTCGAGCTCGCGCCGACGAATCCGACGGCGCTCGCCTACGAGGGCTGGCTGCGCTTCAACACGGCGCACTCGAGTAGGGCGCGTGCGGCGGCGCTCGCGATGCTCGATGAGGCGGCGCAGCTCGGGCCGCACGTCGCCGTCGCGCAGCTGTTCGATGGGTTCGGACTGTTCTACGGCCGTCACGAGACCGCCGGAGCCCTTGCGCGTCTTCGTGCGTACCTGGCGGATGCACCGAGCTCGAAGCTCTCGCTCGAGGCCTCGCCGCTCGCGGTGCCGATCTACTCGGCGGCGCACCTCGCCGTACCGGCGCCGTTCCGAAGCCGAGGTTGA
- a CDS encoding sulfite oxidase-like oxidoreductase, which translates to MGFFDRKRTELIERGIDPSRLPPGQYMTDRFPVLHAGEVPVYHDLGAWNLRVFGRVGTPVTLSYDELLALGTEDVTTDIHCVTKWSKFDTRWRGVPFSRIVELVRPSEDAAYLIVHAEHGFTTNLPLADLLGDHVAMLATHYDGVPLEPEHGFPVRFLVPHLYFWKSAKWVRGLEFTESDRPGFWERNGYHNYGDPWREQRYWDE; encoded by the coding sequence GTGGGGTTCTTCGATCGCAAGCGCACCGAGCTCATCGAGCGGGGCATCGACCCGAGTCGTCTGCCGCCAGGGCAGTACATGACCGACCGCTTCCCGGTCCTGCACGCAGGCGAGGTTCCGGTCTATCACGACCTTGGTGCGTGGAACCTGCGAGTGTTCGGCCGCGTTGGGACCCCTGTGACGCTGTCGTACGATGAGCTCCTCGCGCTCGGTACCGAGGACGTCACGACCGACATCCACTGCGTCACGAAGTGGTCGAAGTTCGACACGCGGTGGCGCGGTGTGCCGTTCTCGCGCATCGTCGAGCTCGTACGACCGAGCGAGGACGCTGCCTACCTCATCGTGCACGCGGAGCACGGCTTCACGACCAATCTTCCCCTGGCCGATCTCCTCGGGGATCACGTTGCCATGCTCGCGACCCACTACGACGGCGTGCCACTCGAGCCGGAGCACGGCTTCCCGGTGCGCTTCCTCGTCCCGCACCTCTACTTCTGGAAGTCTGCGAAGTGGGTTCGCGGACTCGAGTTCACCGAGTCCGACCGACCCGGCTTCTGGGAGCGCAACGGCTACCACAACTATGGTGACCCGTGGCGCGAACAGCGCTACTGGGACGAGTAG
- a CDS encoding MFS transporter, whose product MAGAASSPGPLDDPGDEVGLTTLAPGVAVHPDHASLLRELDTAPLGLEHVVSWWIASGGTLADGLSVAIIGMALPLAEHQLHLGTVEVALLGAGLVAGAAVGASVGGHLADRVGRTAVMLADMLLLIVAAVASSVAWSAPLLVVAQCGVGIAVGIDFPAGSSYVAETMPQASRAHFLVATIANQAVGMVLGAALVLGLVHEVQTPSVWRFFFGVEALVAAFFLLARLHLVESPRWLMARGRNREALRAMEVFVPSRARAFEGIAARLGDRPLHVARIPHDDKAARFRSIFAPAYRRRTLLTTVPWLLMDIATYGVGLFTPVLLDTLGVRSHSSNLPARTASLALGTGFVDLFLLAGFAVGVVVVARFGRLRMQILGFVGMAIGMGVLLASTQVTISVLRVAFVLVGFVAFNFLMNVGPNSTTYVLPAELFPTQLRSTGSGFAASMAKVGATIGVFLVPVVSAHWGTAAVVGAMVVVSLLGATTTVLWRVDDREQTLEEHQASEPVDTL is encoded by the coding sequence ATGGCGGGTGCGGCGTCGTCGCCTGGTCCGCTGGACGACCCCGGCGACGAGGTGGGTTTGACGACTCTTGCTCCGGGCGTCGCGGTGCATCCGGATCATGCGAGCCTCCTGCGCGAACTCGATACGGCACCGCTCGGTCTCGAGCACGTCGTCTCGTGGTGGATCGCCTCGGGCGGGACGCTCGCCGATGGCTTGTCCGTGGCCATCATCGGCATGGCGCTGCCACTCGCCGAACATCAGCTGCACCTCGGTACCGTAGAGGTCGCGCTGCTCGGAGCTGGCCTGGTCGCTGGCGCTGCGGTGGGGGCGAGCGTCGGTGGACATCTCGCCGATCGTGTGGGGCGAACCGCGGTGATGCTCGCCGACATGCTGCTCCTCATCGTGGCGGCCGTGGCGAGCTCGGTCGCGTGGAGCGCGCCGTTGCTGGTCGTCGCTCAGTGTGGGGTCGGTATCGCCGTGGGTATCGATTTTCCCGCCGGGTCGAGCTACGTCGCAGAGACGATGCCTCAGGCTTCGCGTGCGCACTTCCTGGTGGCGACGATCGCGAACCAGGCGGTCGGGATGGTGCTCGGTGCTGCACTCGTCCTCGGACTCGTCCACGAGGTGCAGACCCCGAGCGTGTGGCGCTTCTTCTTCGGCGTCGAGGCGCTCGTGGCAGCCTTCTTTCTGCTCGCGCGCCTGCACCTCGTCGAGAGCCCACGCTGGCTGATGGCCCGCGGTCGCAACCGGGAGGCGTTGCGCGCGATGGAGGTCTTCGTGCCGAGTCGAGCACGCGCGTTCGAGGGGATCGCTGCGCGGCTCGGCGATCGGCCGCTGCACGTCGCACGGATCCCGCACGATGACAAGGCGGCGCGGTTTCGCTCCATCTTCGCCCCCGCCTATCGTCGTCGTACGCTCCTGACGACCGTGCCGTGGCTCTTGATGGACATCGCGACCTACGGTGTCGGACTCTTCACGCCGGTCCTCCTCGATACGCTGGGGGTGCGATCCCACTCGTCGAACCTGCCAGCGCGCACGGCGAGCCTCGCCCTCGGGACGGGCTTCGTCGACCTCTTCCTCCTCGCGGGCTTTGCCGTGGGCGTCGTCGTCGTCGCCCGCTTCGGGCGTCTTCGCATGCAGATCCTCGGCTTCGTCGGGATGGCGATCGGCATGGGTGTGCTTCTGGCGAGCACGCAGGTGACGATCTCGGTTCTCCGGGTCGCGTTCGTGCTCGTCGGTTTCGTGGCTTTCAACTTCCTCATGAATGTGGGGCCGAACAGCACGACCTACGTCCTGCCCGCGGAACTGTTCCCGACGCAGCTGCGCAGCACCGGGTCGGGCTTCGCCGCGTCGATGGCCAAGGTCGGAGCGACGATCGGCGTGTTCCTCGTCCCCGTCGTGTCGGCTCATTGGGGGACCGCCGCGGTCGTCGGTGCGATGGTCGTCGTCAGCCTTCTCGGTGCGACCACCACGGTGCTCTGGCGAGTCGACGATCGTGAGCAGACGCTCGAGGAGCATCAGGCGTCAGAGCCCGTCGATACGCTGTGA
- a CDS encoding response regulator transcription factor produces the protein MPGPHDDTVTTAALWVVDLDVPGGGVEAIRELTQAGSRVVVLSAFATSTLTLELLAAGVRGVLSKSMPIDALAASLAAAWAGSCVIDPHIAPDLRRGHGPLSERELRVLRAASDGAPIGQVALRVHFAPGTTRNILSGIIHTLGVANRHEAVAVARERGWIE, from the coding sequence ATGCCTGGCCCTCACGACGACACGGTGACGACCGCAGCGCTCTGGGTGGTTGACCTCGACGTTCCCGGCGGAGGAGTCGAGGCCATTCGCGAACTCACCCAAGCCGGCTCTCGCGTGGTCGTGCTGAGCGCCTTTGCAACGAGCACACTGACCCTCGAGCTCCTTGCCGCTGGCGTCCGCGGAGTCCTCTCGAAGAGCATGCCGATCGACGCGCTCGCAGCCTCACTCGCCGCAGCGTGGGCAGGCAGCTGCGTCATCGATCCCCACATCGCCCCCGATTTGCGGCGGGGCCACGGCCCGCTCAGCGAACGGGAACTCCGCGTGCTCCGCGCCGCGAGCGACGGTGCTCCGATCGGCCAGGTAGCCCTCCGCGTCCACTTTGCCCCCGGCACCACGCGCAACATCCTGTCTGGGATCATCCACACGCTCGGCGTCGCCAATCGCCACGAAGCCGTCGCGGTCGCACGCGAGCGTGGCTGGATCGAGTGA
- a CDS encoding sensor histidine kinase, with protein sequence MTSPAPRATRNLTLTWLLLEGANLAFAMAMLNRTRASAVAWILVAALIGLLVATLRAARPTLVWTTLTVASAASLMGVASDPAAQTSLMIVVIATAITLRGRWRSYLAAGLLAAVTLAIGWTHSPGLGINLAVNVLLAGVGATAMTDLVGALHTVERLRDADVARARADERLRLARELHETAAQHVAIALRSLEYSDPQHQLTSVHRELADALESLRRIDEPPPPSRLLDELARARERLATASIATTFDTHGIHALDPATDEHLAWILREAVANVIRHSGATTAAISIRYDPESTRLTLSVHDDGVGLHGAPGAGLRAVEAHAAAIGARWSLGSEPPGTWLRLERTQSSEEIVPRSL encoded by the coding sequence ATGACCAGTCCAGCACCACGGGCAACGCGGAACCTCACCCTCACCTGGCTCCTTCTCGAGGGCGCGAACCTCGCCTTTGCGATGGCGATGCTGAACCGCACACGAGCATCGGCCGTCGCGTGGATCCTCGTCGCGGCCCTGATCGGGCTGCTCGTCGCGACGCTTCGGGCCGCTCGCCCGACGCTCGTGTGGACAACTCTCACCGTGGCGAGTGCGGCTTCGCTCATGGGCGTCGCGTCCGACCCCGCAGCACAGACGTCCCTGATGATCGTCGTGATCGCCACGGCGATCACGCTCCGAGGCCGATGGCGCAGCTATCTCGCCGCTGGCTTGCTCGCCGCCGTGACGCTCGCGATCGGCTGGACGCACAGTCCTGGCCTTGGCATCAACCTGGCCGTGAACGTCCTGCTCGCCGGTGTGGGCGCAACGGCCATGACGGACCTGGTCGGAGCACTGCACACCGTCGAGCGTCTCCGCGACGCCGATGTCGCCCGGGCGAGAGCCGACGAGCGGCTGCGCCTCGCCCGCGAGCTGCACGAGACCGCCGCACAGCACGTCGCCATCGCTCTTCGGTCCCTCGAGTACTCCGACCCACAGCACCAGCTCACCTCCGTCCACCGAGAACTCGCCGATGCGCTCGAATCGCTGCGACGGATCGACGAACCGCCACCTCCCAGCCGCCTCCTCGACGAGCTTGCACGAGCCCGCGAGCGGCTCGCGACGGCGTCGATCGCGACGACCTTCGACACCCACGGCATCCATGCCCTCGACCCGGCCACCGACGAGCATCTCGCATGGATCCTCCGAGAGGCGGTTGCCAACGTGATCCGCCACTCCGGCGCCACGACCGCGGCGATCTCGATCCGCTACGACCCCGAGAGCACTCGACTCACCCTCTCCGTGCACGACGACGGCGTGGGGCTGCACGGTGCGCCTGGTGCGGGCCTGCGCGCCGTCGAGGCGCACGCAGCCGCCATCGGAGCACGCTGGAGCCTCGGTTCAGAACCGCCCGGTACATGGCTTCGCCTGGAGCGGACGCAGTCGAGCGAGGAGATAGTCCCACGATCCCTCTGA
- a CDS encoding ABC transporter permease: MTAIGHRSPRPSLARARATIELVVRHQTLARRSALLIAVVPVVLLVVFADHAAYRHTVVGSGNIVALVTAHLAAYVGITAMTGAGIAVAEDRHRGWLRTLSTVGVAPSRWYFLARALGALVLGAAGLLVLDGIALWLGAQLPLADWLCVDGVALLGGAVFAQGALAIGAIGSPTTASQLASVAAFVLEFAGGVFVPLSTLPELVRQIGVDTPAAAIVSMALTPFYGAKAIGHAVVVLGAWELAFAIATFIGYHRARGERAG; the protein is encoded by the coding sequence ATGACCGCAATCGGCCACCGCTCCCCTCGCCCGAGTCTCGCTCGGGCGCGAGCCACCATCGAACTCGTCGTTCGGCACCAGACGCTGGCGCGGCGGAGTGCTCTGCTCATCGCCGTGGTCCCCGTGGTGCTGCTCGTGGTCTTCGCCGACCACGCTGCATACCGCCACACCGTCGTCGGCTCGGGCAACATCGTCGCCCTCGTCACGGCTCACCTCGCAGCCTACGTCGGCATCACCGCGATGACCGGCGCCGGGATCGCGGTCGCGGAGGATCGCCACCGTGGATGGCTCCGGACCCTCAGCACGGTTGGCGTCGCGCCGAGTCGCTGGTACTTTCTCGCTCGCGCCCTCGGCGCTCTCGTGCTTGGCGCCGCTGGCCTGCTCGTCCTCGACGGCATCGCGCTCTGGCTCGGAGCTCAGCTCCCGCTCGCGGACTGGCTCTGCGTGGATGGGGTCGCCCTGCTCGGCGGTGCCGTGTTTGCCCAGGGCGCGCTCGCGATCGGTGCGATCGGGAGCCCGACCACGGCGTCGCAGCTGGCGAGCGTCGCGGCTTTCGTCCTCGAGTTCGCAGGTGGAGTGTTCGTCCCGCTTTCCACATTGCCGGAGCTGGTACGCCAGATCGGCGTCGACACCCCTGCCGCCGCCATCGTCTCGATGGCTCTCACCCCGTTCTACGGCGCGAAGGCCATCGGCCATGCTGTCGTCGTCCTTGGCGCGTGGGAGCTCGCCTTCGCGATCGCGACCTTCATCGGCTACCATCGCGCTCGAGGAGAACGAGCAGGATGA
- a CDS encoding ABC transporter ATP-binding protein: MTSRTAAVELHNVVRRYGSFTALDGVTFSIESEESVALVGPNGAGKTTTIECLLGLATPQAGSVRLFGEPPRLTRQAHAVGVLLADAGFPPSAPVGALLDALGRMRGVDTAPMARRFGLTQLARTRFETLSLGQRQRVRLAIALAGTPELIIADEPSTALDLEARATLATVLEDHRSRGGALLLATHDLAEASTLADRVIVLSHGRLIADATPREIRGRSGFARVSATLREQPDADTLDRYGAAVLEIERDRTTFTATDADGLAHELLHLGATALEIAPVGLDEAIRRLLNLQRDPTTEEHP; this comes from the coding sequence ATGACGTCCCGAACGGCCGCGGTCGAGCTCCACAACGTCGTCCGCCGATACGGCAGCTTCACCGCACTCGACGGCGTGACCTTCAGCATCGAGTCGGAGGAGTCGGTCGCGCTCGTCGGCCCGAACGGCGCAGGCAAGACGACGACGATCGAGTGCCTGCTCGGCCTTGCCACGCCACAAGCGGGATCGGTGCGCCTCTTCGGCGAGCCCCCTCGACTCACTCGCCAAGCGCACGCCGTCGGCGTCCTCCTCGCCGATGCAGGTTTCCCCCCATCTGCACCGGTCGGTGCACTCCTCGACGCGCTCGGACGTATGCGCGGCGTCGACACCGCCCCGATGGCACGACGATTCGGCCTCACGCAGCTCGCTCGCACTCGCTTCGAGACGCTGTCACTCGGACAGCGCCAGCGCGTACGCCTCGCGATCGCGCTCGCGGGCACGCCCGAGCTGATCATCGCCGACGAGCCATCGACGGCACTCGACCTCGAGGCCCGCGCGACCCTGGCGACCGTCCTCGAGGATCATCGCAGCCGTGGCGGCGCGCTCCTCCTCGCGACGCACGACCTTGCCGAGGCGAGCACACTCGCCGATCGAGTGATCGTGCTCTCGCACGGACGTCTCATCGCCGACGCCACGCCTCGCGAGATCCGAGGGCGCTCCGGGTTCGCGCGGGTCAGCGCCACGCTCCGGGAGCAACCCGATGCCGACACCCTCGATCGCTACGGAGCCGCCGTGCTCGAGATCGAGCGCGACCGAACCACCTTCACAGCTACGGATGCCGATGGGCTGGCGCACGAACTGCTCCACCTCGGCGCGACTGCGCTCGAGATCGCCCCCGTCGGACTCGACGAGGCGATCCGCCGACTGCTGAACCTACAGCGCGATCCGACGACGGAGGAACACCCATGA